The Nitrososphaerota archaeon sequence TTTCTTTTTTAGTTTTTTCAAAAAATTCTCTTAATTCATTTAATGCTTCTTCAAGATCTTCATCTGGTAAAATTCTTAAATCAAATTTTGCAATAGCTTCACCTGGAATAACATTTGTTTTTTCACCCGCATTTAATACTGTTATTGAAAATCTACCCCAAACATTTTTATAAGGAGAATCTGGTGGAGCAGGAAGTTTAGAAAGTTTTTTAGATCTTATATCACTAAAGTATAAAAATTTATTTAGAAATTTAACAATTTCATTAATAGCATTTTTTGCAAGATGAGGATAACCTGCATGTCCTTGTAATCCTTTAACTCTTATTTGTCCTGAAACAACTCCACTAGCTCCAACATATATAGCATCTGGTCCAGCATCAACTATTAAAGCTTCATCAAACCTAATTTTTATATTATCCATTAAATATCCTATTCCTAACTCTCCACCAACTTCTTCTTCAGGAGATATAAGCAATTTAATATTAACCTTAGATTTTTCATTCTCTTTTAATAATTTTTTTGCTACACCTAGCATTATAGCAATTGCTCCTTTATTATCTGAAGCCCCTCTTCCAAAAATTCTATCTTCTAAAATTGTTGCTTTAAAAGGATCATATTTCCATCCTAAACCGGGTGGGACAATATCATAATGCGCTATTAATCCAAGTGTTCTTTCAGCTCCAAAATCAAGAGAAGCAACTATATTTGGTCTAGGAATATTATCTCCAGCTAATTCCATAGAATCATAAACATTAACTTTTAATCCAATTTTTTTAGCTTCTTCTATAATTATTTCAGCACATTTTTTATAATTAATTTTCTCTAAAGCATTTGTATTTATTGGAATAATTTTCTTTAATATTTCAATTTCGTATTCAATATCATATCTCATTTTAATAATAATTATTCCTTAAAATAATTTATAAAGCTTATTATAATTAAAAAATTATGGAGTTAAAAAAAAATTAAGAAAGTATTTCTTTTAAAAATACTTTATAAGGTCCAAGCTTTCCACCATAATTAGCAGCAGTGATTCTTACTACTCCAGGAACTTTTATAGCAGCTTTAATTCCTTCAGCCATAGCTTTCTTTATATCATCAAGAGTTAAACCATTTATAACAATTTCATATACAGAATTAACATTTTTAGGAAGTAATGTTTCTTTAACTTTATCCTTTATAGATGGGCAGAATAAATGATTTGTTGAAGCTGGCAATTTATATTTTAAAGATCCAACTTTAGAGCCGGATCTACATATTCCTCCTGGAAAAGATAAAATGACTTTTGCTCCTGAATTATTTATTGCTTCAACTGATTTTTCAGCTGCTTCTAATCCACTTTCACTATTTTCTGCAAGTATTAAGAAATTTCCTCCAGCAATTGCTTTAACTGCTCCAAAAAGATTTTCAATCATAAATTCTCCTTCCATTACAGGTATTCTCCAAACTTCTCTTCCATTAAATTTATCTCTAATTTCAAAACCATCTCCAAATTTTCTAACAGCTGAACCTATTTTTAATTTTCTTTTTGCATCAGGTAAAGCATCAAATGCTCTAGTTGTTGGACATGTTAAAATACATTGCCCAATCCTAAAAATCATTTGAGCTTTCAATTCAATTCTAGTTCTATGATAAATTTGAATTATTACTCCAGGTCTTCCATCAGGTGTTTCATTAGGCTTAACTATTCTTTCAATCCCGGCTTCAGCAGGAGACATTATTATAGATGTTCCAAACCCTGTAGCAGCTCTTGCAGAGGTTAAAGCCCAATATTCATTTTTAGCAGTTATTAATATTCTTGAAGCCCACATAGGAAACATTTCTGCAAAAGTATCTTCTATTTCAACATTATTTATTTTAAACACATAGACCACCTTATTTTATATTATATTTTATTATATTGAAATAATTTAACATTTTTGTTTTTTAAAAAATAAGGAAGGAGAATTAAAATCCCTTTTTTATTAATAAAAAATGATCGAGATACGTAGAATTTTAAAGCTTATATATCAGCATATTATATTTAATATTTCCTTAGGGTGGAAAAATGCTTCGCGAATTAGGTTTAATGACATTAATGACATTATTATTATTAGCAATAGGGTTTGCAGTAGGTAGCTACTTTGGAAACCCAATATTATTCATGCAAGGAGCTTTAATATTATCATTCATATTCAATTTCTTAACATATTATTTCTCAGATAAAATAGTTTTATTAATGACTGGGGCAAAAATAGTTTCTCCAAATGAAGCACCTAAATTACATGAAATAGTCGAAAGAGCTGCTTCTAAAGCAGGAATACCAAAGCCTAAAGTTGCAATAGTGAATTTACCTATTCCAAATGCATTTGCAACTGGTAGAAATCCAAAAAATGGAGTTGTAGCAGTAACAAAATCCCTGCTTAATAACTTGAGCGATGATGAAATAGAAGGAGTGATTGGACATGAGTTATCACATATTAAAAATAGAGATACTCTTATTTCAGCAATGGCTGCAACAATAGCTGGAGCTATAAGCTATATTGCATATATGGGTAGATGGGGATTAATACTTGGCAGTTCAAGAGATAGAGATAGAGAAGGGAATGCTTTATTAGCATTACTTTCATTAATATTAATTCCTATAGCAGCAACAATAATCCAACTTTCAATATCAAGAAGTAGAGAATATAAAGCTGATGAATCTGCAGCTTATTTAACTGGAAAACCACTTTCATTAGCAAATGCATTATTAAAAATTCAAAGTTTAGCTAGACTTCCAAGAGGAATAGAGTTAAATCCTGCCACAAGTCATTTATGGATAGTTAATCCATTAAGTGGGAGAGATATAATAGAGTTATTTTCAACTCATCCATCTATTGAAAAAAGAATCGCTAGATTAAAACAAATTGCAGAAAAATTAGGTAGCTATTAAAAAAATATTTATAAAAAATTTAAGATAATAAATGTGGATTCTCTAAATATTCTTTAAGAGTTTTTAAGAAATTGGCAGCAGGAACCCCATCTATTACTCTATGGTCAAATACTAAACATAAGGACATGATAGATTTTATTACTATTTCATTATTTTCAATTATTGGTTTTTTTACTATTTTTCCTATTCCTAAAATAGCTGATTGAGGTGGGTTTATTATAGGAATAAAAACATCTATGTCATAAGGTCCTAAATTTGATATTGTAAAAGTCCCTCCAAAAGCTTCTTCAGGAGATAGCCCCCCTTTAATAGCTTTATCTATTAATTTTCTAATTTCTTCAGACAATTCTATAATACTCTTTTTATCAGCATTTAATACCGTTGGAGCAAGTAATCCATTTGGAGTATCAATTGCTATTGATATATTTATATCTTCAAAAATTTTTATTTCATTTTCTTCAAATGAAGAATTTAATATTCTATGTTTTTTTAATGCTTCAGCTACAGCTTTAGTAATTATTGCTGTGAATGAAATTTCTTTTCCATGTTTTTTTTCAAGTTCTTCATGAAATCTTAATAAATTATCTACTTCAATTTCCATAATTAAGGAAGCTGAAGGAATATTCTTATAACTATAAGTAAGTCTTTCAGCAATAGCTTTTCTAATACCTTTTATTGGAATTTTTTCTAAAATTTTTGGAGCAAATTTAATAGATAGTTTAGCTTTTGATTGTTCAATAAATTTTAAAACATCATATTCTGTTATTCTACCTTCAGGTCCTGTTCCAATTATTTTAGATAAATCTACATTATATTGCTTAGCAATTTTTCTAGCTTTAGGAGTTGCTTTAATTACTTCTTCTCTTTTTTCAATATACTCTTCTTCAATAATTTTCTCATCTGGTTTAGCAATTATTGCAATAACTTCTCCTACTGGAACTACGGCTTTATTTGGAAAAAATATTTTATGAATTATTCCATCTATAGGAGATTTTATTTCAAAAATTGTTTTTTCTCCTTCTACACGAGCAATAGGTTCATCTTTTCTAACTTTATCTCCTTCTTTCTTAATCCATTCAATTATACCATTTTCCATTACTGCATCAAATCTTGGAAGATATATTTTTTCCATATTATTGCAACTCCAATTTTTAATTATTTTTTAACTATTATTTTAAAATTAGCTTTCACATCTTTCATCCAAACTATGCTATAATTGTATTCTCCTTCTATTGAGGGTGCTTTTATTATTAATTTAAATGCTCCTTCATAATAAATTCCTTCATGTTCTATTGGAAAACTAAACTCCCCTATTTTACTAGATTCTTTATATATTTCAAAAGTGAAAATTTTAGTTTCCCCTTTTACAGGTTGGAAAATCCAAGCATGTATCTTTATTTCTATTTCATCTCCAGGTTTTACATTAAAATTATCTTTTGAAATAAGCATACTGAAGCTCATGCTTGATGGATTTACAGATATCCATCCTGTTGTATCTATTTTCCTTCCTAAATATTCCATTTCTAATATTTTTTCTGTTATCGTAAAAGGAGTTGCTGTTGTTGTGTAAGATATTTCAGTTTCTGTAATTGTAATGGGAGTTGTAGTAGTTGTATAAGAAGCCCCAATTTCTAATTCAGGTTTTTTATAGAAAAATAGAATGAATGACACAATTATTATAAATATTATTAATAATAAAGCACTATAGATAATAATCTTCTTCATTAAATTTCACCAAGTATTTTCTTAGCAGCAAAAATTATATCTTCATTGCTTCTCATAAACTTTTTCTCGAGTTGAGGAGAGAAAGGAATAGGAATATCTGGAGAGCATACTCTAATTATAGGAGCATCAAGATAATCTATTGCTTCTTCAGCTATAATAGCAGCTATTTCACTACTTACTCCAGCTCTTTTATGATCATCTGAAGCAATTATTAATCTACCAGTTTTCTTTACAGAATTTATAATAGTTTCTTTATCAAATGGATTCAATGTTCTTGGATCTATAACTTCAACATTTATTCCTTCTTCACTTAATTTTTCTGCAGCAATTAAAGCTTCATGTACCATTCTTGAAATAGCTACAATTGTTAAATCTTTCCCTTCTCTTTTTATATCTGCTTTTCCAAAAGGTATAGTATATTCTTCTTCTGGCACAGGTCCTTTAAGTCTATGGTATAATAAACAACATTCTATGAATAAAACTGGATCTTCTAATCTTATAGCAGTTTTTAATAATCCTTTTGCATCATAAGGTGTAGATGGTAAAGCTACTAATAATCCTGGAATATTCATAAACCATGATGGGAAAAATTGAGAATGTTGAGAGCCATGAGCTCTTCCTAAACTGTATTGTGTTCTAATAATTAATGGAACTTTTAATTGTCCACCACTCATGAAATGCATTTTTGCAGCATGATTTAATATTTGTTCAATAGCAATAGGAATAAAATCCATATACATTATTTCAGCTATTGGTTTAAATCCCATTATTGCTAAACCTATTCCAAATCCTACTATTGCAGCTTCAGATATAGGAGTATCTATAACACGTTCAGGTCCAAATTCTTCTAATAAACCTTTAGTAACTTTATATGCTCCACCATATTTTCCAATATCTTCTCCAAAAATAATTACTTTTGGATTTTTTAGCATTTCTTCTCTAATAGCTTCTCTTAAAGCTTCTGCATATGATAATTCTCTCATTAATATTCACCTGAATAAACTAATTTATACAATTCATCAAATGGAAAAATATCACTTCTTAATGAAAAATCTATTGCTTCTTCAATTTCTTTTTTTATATTTTCATTTATTTCTTTTAATTCCTTTTCTGAAATAATATTTTCATTAATCATTCTTTCTGAAAATAATTTAACAGGATCTTTTTCCCACCATTCCTCAGCTTCTTCTTTAGGCCTATATTCAGCTTTATCATATACTCCATGTCCTTTTAAACGATACATTATAGCTTCAATAAAAGATGGCTTTTTTTCTTTACGAGTATATTCAATAGCTAATTTAGCAGCTTTATAAGTTGCTAATACATCCATTCCATCAACAACATATGTTTTAATTCCATATCCATAATAAACTCTTTCAGCTATGCTTTTAGCTGCTAAAGCATAAGAAATAGGAATAGACATTCCATATTGATTATTTTCGCATACAAAAATTACTGGAACTTTAAGTATGCTTGCCATATTTAAACCTTCATGAAATGCTCCAGTATTTGTTCCTCCATCTCCAAAAAAGCATGCAACAATACGATTATCATTCATTATTTTTAAAGCATATCCAACTCCAACAGCAATAGGAATATTACTTGCAACAATTGCTGAAGAATATAAAGCACCTTTATTAATATCTATACAAACATGCATTGAGCCACTTAAACCTTTACATGTTCCAGTTATTTTACCAAAAAGTTCAGCCATAACATTTTTTGGGGGAATTCCTTTAGCTAATGCATGACCATGGCCTCTATGATTACTTAAAATTATATCTTCTTCATTCAAAGCAGAAATTATTCCTACAGCTGAAGCTTCTCCTCCAAAACAAAGATGAGCAGGACCTATGAGCAAACCTTTAACAAGGAAAAGCTCTTCAACTTTTTCTTCAAAATATCTTATAAGCAAAATTTTTTTAAGCATACCCTTCAATTTTTCTTTAGAAAGACCATAAGAATCATATTCTTCTTTTTTTAAAGTTTCAATTTTAATTATAGACATTTTTCTTCAAAAAAGATAATAACTT is a genomic window containing:
- a CDS encoding zinc metalloprotease HtpX; this encodes MLRELGLMTLMTLLLLAIGFAVGSYFGNPILFMQGALILSFIFNFLTYYFSDKIVLLMTGAKIVSPNEAPKLHEIVERAASKAGIPKPKVAIVNLPIPNAFATGRNPKNGVVAVTKSLLNNLSDDEIEGVIGHELSHIKNRDTLISAMAATIAGAISYIAYMGRWGLILGSSRDRDREGNALLALLSLILIPIAATIIQLSISRSREYKADESAAYLTGKPLSLANALLKIQSLARLPRGIELNPATSHLWIVNPLSGRDIIELFSTHPSIEKRIARLKQIAEKLGSY
- a CDS encoding dihydrolipoamide acetyltransferase family protein, producing the protein MEKIYLPRFDAVMENGIIEWIKKEGDKVRKDEPIARVEGEKTIFEIKSPIDGIIHKIFFPNKAVVPVGEVIAIIAKPDEKIIEEEYIEKREEVIKATPKARKIAKQYNVDLSKIIGTGPEGRITEYDVLKFIEQSKAKLSIKFAPKILEKIPIKGIRKAIAERLTYSYKNIPSASLIMEIEVDNLLRFHEELEKKHGKEISFTAIITKAVAEALKKHRILNSSFEENEIKIFEDINISIAIDTPNGLLAPTVLNADKKSIIELSEEIRKLIDKAIKGGLSPEEAFGGTFTISNLGPYDIDVFIPIINPPQSAILGIGKIVKKPIIENNEIVIKSIMSLCLVFDHRVIDGVPAANFLKTLKEYLENPHLLS
- the fhcD gene encoding formylmethanofuran--tetrahydromethanopterin N-formyltransferase, which translates into the protein MFKINNVEIEDTFAEMFPMWASRILITAKNEYWALTSARAATGFGTSIIMSPAEAGIERIVKPNETPDGRPGVIIQIYHRTRIELKAQMIFRIGQCILTCPTTRAFDALPDAKRKLKIGSAVRKFGDGFEIRDKFNGREVWRIPVMEGEFMIENLFGAVKAIAGGNFLILAENSESGLEAAEKSVEAINNSGAKVILSFPGGICRSGSKVGSLKYKLPASTNHLFCPSIKDKVKETLLPKNVNSVYEIVINGLTLDDIKKAMAEGIKAAIKVPGVVRITAANYGGKLGPYKVFLKEILS
- a CDS encoding alpha-ketoacid dehydrogenase subunit beta, whose translation is MRELSYAEALREAIREEMLKNPKVIIFGEDIGKYGGAYKVTKGLLEEFGPERVIDTPISEAAIVGFGIGLAIMGFKPIAEIMYMDFIPIAIEQILNHAAKMHFMSGGQLKVPLIIRTQYSLGRAHGSQHSQFFPSWFMNIPGLLVALPSTPYDAKGLLKTAIRLEDPVLFIECCLLYHRLKGPVPEEEYTIPFGKADIKREGKDLTIVAISRMVHEALIAAEKLSEEGINVEVIDPRTLNPFDKETIINSVKKTGRLIIASDDHKRAGVSSEIAAIIAEEAIDYLDAPIIRVCSPDIPIPFSPQLEKKFMRSNEDIIFAAKKILGEI
- a CDS encoding M20/M25/M40 family metallo-hydrolase — encoded protein: MRYDIEYEIEILKKIIPINTNALEKINYKKCAEIIIEEAKKIGLKVNVYDSMELAGDNIPRPNIVASLDFGAERTLGLIAHYDIVPPGLGWKYDPFKATILEDRIFGRGASDNKGAIAIMLGVAKKLLKENEKSKVNIKLLISPEEEVGGELGIGYLMDNIKIRFDEALIVDAGPDAIYVGASGVVSGQIRVKGLQGHAGYPHLAKNAINEIVKFLNKFLYFSDIRSKKLSKLPAPPDSPYKNVWGRFSITVLNAGEKTNVIPGEAIAKFDLRILPDEDLEEALNELREFFEKTKKE
- a CDS encoding thiamine pyrophosphate-dependent dehydrogenase E1 component subunit alpha; this translates as MSIIKIETLKKEEYDSYGLSKEKLKGMLKKILLIRYFEEKVEELFLVKGLLIGPAHLCFGGEASAVGIISALNEEDIILSNHRGHGHALAKGIPPKNVMAELFGKITGTCKGLSGSMHVCIDINKGALYSSAIVASNIPIAVGVGYALKIMNDNRIVACFFGDGGTNTGAFHEGLNMASILKVPVIFVCENNQYGMSIPISYALAAKSIAERVYYGYGIKTYVVDGMDVLATYKAAKLAIEYTRKEKKPSFIEAIMYRLKGHGVYDKAEYRPKEEAEEWWEKDPVKLFSERMINENIISEKELKEINENIKKEIEEAIDFSLRSDIFPFDELYKLVYSGEY